A genome region from Flavobacterium sp. CFS9 includes the following:
- a CDS encoding YebC/PmpR family DNA-binding transcriptional regulator, translating to MGRAFEFRKGRKMKRWSAMAKTFTRIGKDIVMAVKEGGPNPDANSRLRAVIQNAKAANMPKDNVERAIKNASNKDTANYKEILFEGYAPHGIAILIETASDNNNRTVANIRSYFNKCNGTMGTQGSVEFMFDHTCNFRIAKGEIDAEELELELIDFGAEEVFEDEDGILIYAPFGSFGALQKELENRGLEILSSGFERIPQITKELTEAQIADVEKLIEKIEEDDDVMNVYHTMKEE from the coding sequence ATGGGAAGAGCATTCGAATTTAGAAAAGGAAGAAAAATGAAACGCTGGTCAGCAATGGCCAAAACATTTACCCGAATTGGTAAAGATATTGTTATGGCCGTTAAAGAAGGTGGTCCTAACCCGGATGCCAATTCTAGATTAAGAGCTGTAATACAAAATGCAAAAGCCGCTAACATGCCAAAGGACAATGTGGAGCGTGCGATAAAAAATGCAAGTAATAAAGACACTGCCAACTATAAAGAGATTCTGTTTGAAGGATATGCTCCTCACGGAATTGCTATTTTAATTGAAACAGCATCTGACAACAATAACAGAACAGTAGCAAACATCAGAAGTTATTTTAACAAATGTAACGGAACAATGGGAACACAGGGTTCTGTTGAGTTTATGTTTGACCATACTTGCAATTTCAGAATTGCAAAAGGTGAAATTGATGCTGAAGAATTAGAGTTAGAACTAATTGATTTTGGTGCTGAAGAAGTTTTTGAAGACGAAGACGGAATTTTAATCTATGCGCCTTTTGGAAGCTTCGGAGCTTTACAAAAAGAACTGGAAAACAGAGGTTTAGAAATCTTATCTTCAGGATTTGAGCGTATTCCGCAAATCACAAAAGAACTTACAGAAGCTCAAATCGCAGACGTAGAAAAATTAATCGAAAAAATCGAAGAAGATGATGACGTAATGAACGTTTATCACACTATGAAAGAAGAGTAA
- the gcvT gene encoding glycine cleavage system aminomethyltransferase GcvT, whose protein sequence is MKNTALTHIHESLGAKMLPFAGYNMPITYEGVNAEHETVRNSVGVFDVSHMGEFLLTGPNALALIQKVTSNDASTLTIGRAQYSCLPNNEGGIVDDLIVYKMKEEEYLLVVNASNIEKDWNWISSHNDLGVEMKNLSDEYSLLAIQGPKAVEAMQSLSSIDLSAITYYHFEVADFAGFNDVIISATGYTGSGGFEIYCKNADAEAIWNKVFEAGAAFGIKPIGLAARDTLRLEMGFCLYGNDINDTTSPLEAGLGWITKFTKNFTNSENLKKQKEEGVTRKLIAFEMQERAVPRHDYEIVDASGAVIGVVTSGTMSPSMNKGIGLGYVTVNNSAVDSDIFIRIRKNDVAAKVVKLPFYKK, encoded by the coding sequence ATGAAAAATACTGCGCTTACGCACATACATGAGAGTTTGGGAGCGAAAATGCTGCCTTTTGCCGGATACAATATGCCTATTACCTATGAGGGCGTAAATGCTGAACACGAAACAGTTCGCAACAGTGTGGGCGTTTTTGACGTTTCGCATATGGGAGAATTTTTGTTGACAGGTCCAAATGCTTTGGCTTTGATTCAAAAAGTAACTTCAAATGATGCTTCGACTTTGACTATCGGAAGAGCACAATATTCTTGTCTGCCAAACAACGAAGGCGGAATTGTAGATGATTTGATTGTATATAAAATGAAAGAAGAAGAGTATTTACTGGTTGTAAATGCTTCCAATATCGAAAAAGACTGGAACTGGATTTCTTCGCACAATGATTTGGGTGTTGAAATGAAAAACCTTTCTGATGAGTACTCTTTATTGGCTATTCAGGGACCAAAAGCGGTTGAAGCTATGCAGTCTTTATCTTCTATCGACCTAAGTGCTATTACCTACTACCATTTTGAAGTAGCTGATTTTGCCGGATTCAATGACGTAATTATTTCTGCAACAGGATATACCGGTTCAGGCGGATTTGAAATTTACTGCAAAAATGCCGATGCTGAAGCTATCTGGAATAAAGTTTTCGAAGCAGGTGCCGCTTTCGGAATTAAACCTATCGGATTAGCTGCCCGTGATACTTTACGTCTTGAAATGGGATTCTGCTTATACGGAAATGATATTAACGATACTACTTCTCCATTAGAGGCTGGATTAGGCTGGATTACTAAGTTTACTAAAAATTTTACCAATTCTGAAAATCTGAAAAAACAAAAAGAAGAAGGTGTTACCCGAAAACTAATTGCTTTCGAAATGCAGGAGCGTGCGGTACCAAGACATGATTACGAAATTGTAGATGCTTCAGGTGCTGTGATTGGTGTAGTGACATCAGGAACTATGTCACCTTCTATGAACAAAGGTATTGGATTAGGATATGTTACGGTAAATAATAGTGCTGTTGACAGCGATATCTTTATCAGAATCAGAAAAAATGATGTAGCTGCTAAAGTGGTTAAACTTCCTTTTTATAAGAAATAG
- a CDS encoding fibronectin type III domain-containing protein — translation MKLKFLILLTFIITGTHYAQEKNDTGEANPNEIKSEIQVIARVQKDRILLRWAVSNAMAWKKLNTYGYTVERYTVTRNNKTLPTPEKVVLINALKPEPLETWEKLIEKNDNAAIVAQAIYGENFSVTGTDKLENIINLSEENEQRFTFALLTADRDYEIAKKAGLGFEDKTVKPNEKYAYRIISNVPEKEAAIAYGGIFVGLEDYQPLPKPMDFTAHFTDGSTMLSWNFKILSHTYANYFVERSTDKKTFERITDKPYTSLNQENTSNSQIFYVDSIANNKPYSYRIQGISPFGELGPYSQVITGKGTTILKYVPHLTVKEFKDENTVTLTWEFPAEGDNEITGFELNRSDTDTDGYTKVVKNIPAKSRSVTYNKLLSTNYFTITALGKQGSNRTSFPMLVQPVDSIPPSKPVGLKGVIDSLGVVKLTWDPNKEKDLLGYRIYRGNTAEEELTQLTVSPSEPNSFQDKVLVKSLNSKVYYKVIAVDYHYNMSDFSDVLIIKKPDVIPPTSPVFTSFKIKEGAIFLEWVNSQSEDVAVHQLYRKENDQKDWTLILETKNKEEKFQDKTAVEGNTYRYAIFAKDESNLVSNPSPGLTLFVPKYSVMPAVKGFFAQPNKTSNTIDLSWDYANNEVDSFEIYKASDKDPLQLIQIVPGKTRFLPDPTITINTTYQYGIRATFKDGRTSKMDFFTVKF, via the coding sequence ATGAAGCTTAAATTTTTAATTCTCCTTACTTTTATAATAACCGGTACTCACTATGCACAAGAGAAAAATGATACGGGAGAAGCGAATCCAAACGAAATAAAATCGGAAATACAAGTTATAGCCAGAGTGCAAAAGGACAGAATTTTGTTAAGATGGGCTGTCAGCAATGCGATGGCCTGGAAAAAACTAAATACTTATGGCTATACTGTAGAACGTTATACCGTTACCCGTAACAATAAAACTTTACCAACCCCTGAAAAAGTAGTTCTAATTAATGCTTTGAAACCTGAGCCACTGGAAACATGGGAAAAATTAATTGAAAAGAACGACAATGCTGCCATCGTAGCACAAGCCATTTATGGCGAAAATTTCTCGGTTACCGGAACAGATAAACTAGAGAACATCATAAACCTTTCTGAAGAAAACGAGCAAAGGTTTACGTTTGCTCTGTTAACCGCTGACAGGGATTACGAAATTGCAAAAAAAGCTGGCCTTGGATTTGAAGATAAAACGGTTAAACCTAACGAAAAATATGCCTACAGGATAATCTCAAACGTGCCTGAAAAAGAGGCTGCAATTGCTTATGGCGGAATTTTCGTTGGATTAGAGGATTATCAGCCTCTTCCAAAACCAATGGATTTTACGGCTCATTTTACAGACGGCAGCACCATGTTAAGCTGGAATTTTAAAATACTTTCGCATACCTATGCCAATTATTTTGTAGAACGTTCCACCGATAAAAAAACTTTTGAGAGAATTACTGATAAGCCTTACACCAGTTTAAATCAGGAAAACACCAGTAACAGTCAAATTTTCTATGTTGATTCTATTGCGAACAATAAACCGTACAGCTACAGAATTCAGGGAATTTCACCTTTTGGTGAATTAGGCCCTTATTCACAAGTTATAACAGGAAAAGGAACCACGATCTTAAAATATGTTCCTCATCTTACTGTCAAAGAATTTAAAGATGAAAACACCGTTACGTTAACCTGGGAATTTCCGGCAGAAGGTGATAATGAAATCACTGGATTTGAATTAAACCGTTCAGATACTGATACTGACGGCTATACAAAAGTGGTGAAAAATATCCCGGCCAAAAGCCGCTCAGTTACGTACAACAAACTTTTATCGACGAATTATTTTACGATTACGGCGCTTGGAAAACAAGGCAGCAACAGAACTTCATTTCCTATGCTTGTACAGCCCGTAGACTCCATACCTCCTTCTAAACCAGTTGGCTTAAAAGGAGTTATAGACAGTTTGGGTGTTGTGAAATTAACATGGGATCCTAACAAAGAAAAAGATCTGTTAGGTTATCGTATTTACAGAGGAAATACCGCAGAAGAAGAACTTACTCAGCTGACTGTAAGCCCCAGCGAACCAAACTCTTTTCAGGACAAAGTGCTTGTTAAAAGTTTGAACAGTAAGGTTTATTACAAAGTTATTGCTGTAGATTATCATTACAATATGTCTGATTTCTCAGATGTTTTAATTATTAAAAAACCAGATGTAATCCCTCCTACTTCACCTGTTTTTACCAGCTTCAAAATCAAAGAAGGAGCTATTTTTCTGGAATGGGTAAACAGTCAGAGTGAAGATGTGGCAGTACACCAGCTGTACAGAAAAGAAAATGATCAAAAAGACTGGACACTGATTTTGGAAACCAAGAATAAGGAAGAAAAATTTCAGGATAAAACGGCGGTTGAAGGTAACACTTACCGTTATGCCATTTTTGCCAAAGACGAGAGTAATTTAGTTTCTAATCCTTCGCCGGGATTAACTTTATTTGTTCCAAAATATTCTGTAATGCCTGCTGTGAAAGGTTTTTTCGCTCAGCCCAATAAAACTTCCAATACTATTGATTTGTCCTGGGATTACGCAAACAATGAAGTTGACAGTTTCGAAATCTACAAAGCTTCAGATAAAGATCCATTGCAATTGATTCAGATTGTTCCGGGAAAAACACGCTTTTTACCAGATCCTACCATTACCATTAATACAACATACCAATACGGTATCAGAGCAACATTTAAAGATGGAAGAACCTCAAAAATGGATTTTTTCACTGTAAAGTTCTAA
- a CDS encoding polysaccharide lyase family 1 protein, translating to MKIKSTISVFLLTLIFGFTACNTEEIAAPQNSENATIETSTTSSGNLTAKIGNCAQVPGWASQNGGTTGGGSSAEQVVTTYAQLKTAIENSAVKVIKVSGTITVTTRLSLQDQSGKTIYGASGAKLVSTNQTKDGSGIINIKRCTNLIIRNLIFEGPGAYDTDGWDNAILDDCQNVWVDHCEFRDGVDGNFDIKNKSDFITVSYTKFGYLKPPKAGGSGGSDDHRYSNLIGSSDGATADRGKLRITFARCWWAPGCKERMPRVRFGKVHLVNNFFNSTVSNKCIAAGFEASLNVESNVFEGVKTPIDLMSGFTAVTATDNVFTNTTGNQAGSGTAFTPPYSIVKLNKTAVKGDISANAGATLGGNICGSF from the coding sequence ATGAAAATCAAATCAACAATTTCAGTGTTTCTATTGACACTGATTTTCGGTTTTACAGCCTGTAATACTGAAGAAATTGCTGCACCACAAAATAGTGAAAATGCCACTATCGAGACCTCTACAACATCTTCCGGTAATCTAACCGCAAAAATTGGAAACTGTGCGCAGGTTCCGGGATGGGCTTCTCAAAACGGAGGAACAACCGGCGGAGGTTCATCGGCAGAACAAGTAGTAACCACTTATGCGCAGCTTAAAACCGCCATTGAAAACAGTGCTGTAAAAGTGATTAAAGTTAGCGGTACAATCACAGTTACGACAAGATTATCACTACAAGATCAAAGCGGAAAAACGATTTACGGTGCAAGCGGTGCAAAGCTGGTTTCGACCAACCAAACGAAAGACGGTTCGGGAATCATCAACATCAAAAGATGCACGAATCTGATTATCAGAAATCTTATTTTTGAAGGCCCGGGTGCTTATGACACCGATGGCTGGGACAATGCTATTTTAGACGATTGCCAAAATGTATGGGTAGACCATTGCGAATTCAGAGATGGTGTTGACGGAAACTTCGACATTAAAAACAAATCTGATTTTATTACCGTTTCGTACACAAAATTCGGTTACTTAAAACCACCTAAGGCTGGAGGTTCCGGAGGTTCTGATGATCACAGGTATTCTAATCTAATTGGTTCCAGTGATGGTGCAACTGCCGATCGCGGAAAATTAAGAATCACTTTCGCTCGTTGCTGGTGGGCTCCTGGTTGTAAAGAAAGAATGCCTAGAGTGCGTTTTGGAAAAGTACATCTGGTAAACAACTTCTTTAACAGTACGGTAAGTAATAAATGTATTGCCGCAGGTTTTGAAGCAAGTCTAAATGTAGAAAGCAACGTTTTTGAAGGTGTAAAAACTCCTATCGATCTAATGAGCGGTTTTACTGCCGTTACAGCAACAGACAATGTTTTCACCAATACAACCGGAAATCAAGCCGGAAGCGGTACTGCTTTTACTCCACCCTATTCGATCGTAAAACTGAACAAAACTGCTGTTAAAGGGGATATCTCTGCCAATGCAGGAGCAACTTTAGGGGGTAATATCTGCGGATCGTTTTAA
- a CDS encoding NAD(P)H-hydrate dehydratase, with translation MKDPFLITKEEVLKFLKPVNPVTHKGLQGHAVIIAGSYGKVGAAVLASKSCLKSGCGLVTAFVPKCGYQILQISIPEVMVITDENTNFLTSIHFPLLPQAIGIGPGIGVELGTQKALFEFLRVNKSPLVLDADALNILAENLTWLELVPENTILTPHPKELERLIGKWNSESEKFQKTIAFSEKYKVIIVMKGAPTYIIIKAEIYENTTGNAALATAGSGDTLTGIITGLLAQGYEPKYAAKLGVFLHGLTADIALPKTGYESFTASTIIKYLGKAFLSLG, from the coding sequence ATGAAAGATCCGTTTCTAATTACAAAAGAAGAGGTTTTAAAATTTCTCAAACCCGTAAATCCTGTAACACATAAGGGACTTCAGGGACATGCGGTTATCATTGCCGGAAGTTACGGAAAAGTGGGAGCGGCCGTTTTAGCTTCAAAATCCTGCTTAAAATCGGGCTGCGGATTAGTAACTGCTTTTGTTCCAAAATGCGGTTATCAAATTCTGCAGATCTCGATTCCGGAAGTGATGGTAATAACCGATGAAAACACTAATTTCCTGACCAGTATTCATTTTCCGTTATTACCACAAGCCATCGGAATTGGGCCGGGAATAGGAGTGGAACTGGGTACTCAAAAAGCGCTTTTTGAATTTTTGAGAGTGAATAAATCACCTTTAGTACTGGATGCCGATGCTTTGAACATTTTGGCAGAAAATTTAACCTGGCTGGAATTAGTTCCTGAAAACACTATTCTGACACCTCATCCCAAAGAATTGGAGCGTTTAATCGGTAAGTGGAATTCAGAATCGGAAAAGTTTCAAAAAACGATTGCTTTTTCAGAAAAGTACAAAGTAATCATTGTCATGAAAGGCGCGCCAACTTACATCATCATTAAAGCTGAAATCTACGAAAACACTACCGGAAATGCAGCTTTGGCTACGGCCGGAAGCGGAGATACCCTCACCGGAATCATTACAGGCTTACTGGCTCAGGGCTACGAACCTAAATACGCAGCAAAATTAGGCGTTTTCCTCCACGGACTCACAGCCGATATTGCCTTACCCAAAACAGGTTATGAATCTTTTACAGCTTCTACTATTATTAAGTACTTGGGAAAAGCTTTTTTGAGCTTGGGCTAA
- a CDS encoding Crp/Fnr family transcriptional regulator, producing MYKDLRLSIERKIPLTDEEWNFVVEKVKFIKLKKNEFLQIQDSKSSYEGFILKGTFKTYILNDNGTESVIFFSFENEWICDLESFYHQKPTTYNIKAIEESEILVISKKNKALLFEQVPKLIQFHIIMVEKANIAIQQRLLDLLNKTSKQRYLEFIKRYSHKANKINNRNLSSYLGVSHEFLSKIKRSC from the coding sequence ATGTACAAAGACCTACGATTAAGTATCGAACGCAAGATTCCGTTAACAGATGAGGAATGGAATTTTGTAGTTGAAAAAGTAAAGTTTATCAAACTTAAGAAAAACGAATTTCTTCAAATTCAGGATTCAAAGAGTTCTTATGAAGGCTTTATTTTGAAAGGGACTTTTAAAACCTATATTTTAAATGATAACGGAACCGAAAGTGTCATTTTCTTCTCTTTCGAAAACGAATGGATTTGTGACCTTGAGAGTTTTTACCATCAAAAGCCTACGACTTATAACATCAAAGCAATAGAAGAAAGTGAGATTTTGGTGATCAGTAAGAAAAACAAAGCACTTTTGTTCGAACAGGTGCCAAAGCTGATTCAGTTTCATATTATAATGGTAGAGAAAGCCAATATTGCCATTCAGCAAAGACTTCTTGACCTTCTGAACAAAACTTCGAAACAAAGGTATCTGGAGTTCATAAAACGATATTCGCACAAAGCAAATAAAATCAATAACAGAAATTTATCCTCTTATTTGGGAGTTTCTCACGAGTTTTTATCAAAGATTAAGAGGAGTTGCTAA
- a CDS encoding S41 family peptidase, whose translation MKKIALALILTTNILFSQSGDPTCEIVNKINAVIQEEHIRPKPVDDSLSIFVFDNLINELDPSRNIFFKTEYDEMAEKYRTNLDDFILSNDCSFLADITSKYKESLLRTKKILEKIQTEPIDYNTTDTIRFYKKSFPFYLKQENLEKVWLKKIRYQILDEIADISDNLDSVKTNFKSIELKSKKLILSNEICRINTLLETNIKQEEKFYNFFCTYFDPHSAYFSDDSKTSFVASLSKEHLSLGMTVNLNEKNEIIVAEVDPNGPAYQTGQIKKGDQIISISNQKETLQVSCASLESISTLILSESNKSITLTLKRNSGKSFDVYIEKKVMKDEENSVFSFIVGKESKIGYIKIPSFYADLEGNTRKGCADDVAREVIKLERDNIKGLVIDLIDNGGGSMEEAIKLAGMFIDYGPLSIVVDRNQGKSIINDPYKGLIYKGPIVILVNSNTASASEFFSSILQDYNRALILGSTTLGKATMQTILSLDETKNTDFLKITINKFYRVTGKSHQYIGVKPDVILPEFYENVYQRESNFPTAIKNDSITPSLKFKPYVKRALIDKLAQTSTTRLADNYFFNNIKEINKKIDKIVNTPKAEIPMTLDAVFKQKKAVSSLWTEINTFNDENNPLDVYNSTVNQFLLGVYPNDKTINQYQIDNLKTNPYLNEAVNVINEFNAWK comes from the coding sequence ATGAAAAAAATAGCACTGGCGCTGATTCTAACCACAAATATTCTATTTAGTCAAAGTGGCGATCCCACCTGCGAAATAGTCAACAAAATAAATGCCGTTATTCAGGAAGAGCACATCCGACCAAAACCCGTTGATGACAGCTTGTCTATTTTTGTTTTTGATAATCTGATCAACGAATTAGATCCTTCCCGAAATATTTTTTTTAAAACAGAATACGATGAAATGGCGGAGAAATACCGCACGAACTTAGACGATTTTATTCTGAGTAATGATTGCAGTTTTTTAGCCGATATTACTTCTAAATACAAAGAGAGTCTTTTGAGAACAAAAAAGATTCTTGAAAAGATTCAGACTGAGCCTATTGATTACAATACAACGGACACTATCCGATTCTACAAAAAATCATTCCCTTTTTACCTTAAACAAGAAAATCTTGAAAAAGTATGGCTCAAAAAAATTCGCTACCAGATTTTAGATGAGATAGCTGACATAAGTGACAATTTAGATTCGGTAAAGACTAATTTTAAATCGATAGAACTCAAATCAAAGAAACTAATTTTATCCAATGAAATCTGTCGAATCAATACCCTTTTAGAGACAAATATTAAACAGGAAGAAAAGTTCTATAATTTCTTTTGTACGTACTTTGATCCTCACTCTGCCTATTTTAGTGACGATTCTAAAACAAGCTTTGTGGCTTCACTCTCTAAAGAACATTTATCTTTAGGAATGACGGTCAATTTAAATGAAAAGAATGAAATCATTGTAGCCGAAGTTGATCCTAATGGACCCGCCTATCAAACAGGTCAGATCAAAAAAGGCGATCAGATCATTTCAATATCCAATCAGAAAGAAACTTTGCAGGTTTCCTGTGCGTCACTGGAATCCATCTCAACTTTGATTTTATCAGAATCCAATAAAAGCATCACGTTAACCTTAAAACGAAATTCAGGCAAAAGCTTTGATGTTTATATCGAGAAAAAGGTGATGAAAGACGAAGAGAATTCTGTTTTTAGCTTTATTGTTGGAAAGGAAAGTAAAATTGGATACATCAAAATCCCCAGTTTTTACGCTGACTTAGAAGGCAATACTCGCAAAGGCTGCGCTGATGATGTGGCACGTGAAGTGATAAAACTGGAAAGAGACAATATAAAAGGGCTGGTAATCGACCTGATTGACAATGGCGGCGGATCGATGGAAGAAGCGATAAAACTGGCCGGAATGTTTATTGACTATGGACCACTTTCTATAGTTGTAGATCGTAATCAAGGAAAATCAATTATCAATGATCCTTATAAAGGTTTAATTTATAAAGGTCCGATCGTCATTCTGGTAAATAGCAATACGGCTTCGGCAAGTGAATTCTTTTCCTCTATATTGCAGGATTATAACCGCGCTTTAATATTAGGAAGTACTACACTTGGGAAAGCGACCATGCAGACGATTCTTTCGCTTGATGAAACTAAAAACACCGATTTTTTAAAGATTACAATTAATAAATTTTACAGAGTTACAGGCAAAAGTCATCAATATATCGGGGTAAAGCCAGATGTAATTCTTCCTGAATTCTATGAAAATGTGTATCAACGAGAAAGCAATTTCCCTACCGCTATTAAAAATGATAGTATCACACCGTCTTTGAAATTTAAGCCTTATGTAAAAAGAGCTCTGATTGACAAATTGGCCCAAACCAGTACAACACGATTGGCTGACAATTACTTTTTTAACAACATAAAAGAAATCAATAAAAAAATTGATAAAATTGTCAATACTCCAAAAGCAGAAATTCCAATGACTTTAGATGCTGTCTTCAAACAGAAAAAAGCGGTAAGTTCACTTTGGACGGAAATCAATACTTTTAATGATGAAAACAACCCTCTGGATGTGTATAATTCTACGGTAAATCAGTTTCTGCTGGGCGTATACCCTAATGACAAAACAATCAACCAATACCAGATTGACAATCTAAAAACGAATCCTTATTTAAATGAGGCCGTAAATGTTATTAATGAGTTTAATGCGTGGAAGTGA
- a CDS encoding HutD family protein, with protein MNINLLPKENCKAAVWSGGLTYEYLIHPKTANYADRDFTFRISSATIEQEPSVFTQFKGYHRYLVMLDNSLDIEINQEKRIYEQYEIMEFNSNDNVTSYTKGIDFNWMVSEKISRHQLIVTNSSQNCNAQIVLLYSLETTVIQINEKPYDLKPYDLLVFENPEKEDIKLHFSNTCLFGVLDF; from the coding sequence ATGAATATAAATCTTCTACCTAAAGAAAATTGTAAAGCCGCTGTTTGGAGCGGTGGATTAACGTATGAATATCTGATTCATCCTAAAACAGCAAACTATGCAGATAGAGATTTTACATTCCGGATAAGCAGTGCTACCATAGAGCAGGAACCATCAGTATTTACCCAATTTAAAGGCTATCACCGATATCTGGTTATGCTTGACAATAGCCTGGATATTGAGATAAACCAAGAAAAAAGAATTTACGAGCAATATGAAATCATGGAATTTAACTCGAATGATAACGTGACTTCTTATACAAAAGGCATCGATTTTAATTGGATGGTTTCTGAAAAAATATCCCGTCACCAACTGATCGTAACGAATTCTAGCCAAAATTGTAATGCTCAAATCGTGCTTTTATATTCTTTAGAAACAACCGTTATTCAAATTAACGAGAAGCCGTACGATCTAAAACCTTATGATTTGTTAGTCTTTGAAAATCCTGAAAAGGAAGATATTAAACTACACTTTTCTAATACATGCCTTTTTGGAGTATTGGATTTTTAA
- a CDS encoding HipA family kinase gives MKNNFDLRTVNVMRYITPLREGGSLPALAEADDDFKYVLKFRGAGHGVKALIAELVGGQIAKALKLQLPELVFANLDEAFGRTEADEEIQDLLQGSQGLNLALHFLSGAITFDPVVTTVDAKLASQIVWLDAYITNVDRTFKNTNMLIWHKELWLIDHGACLYFHHSWNNWEQHAKSPFALIKDHVLLPQASLLKEVDAEFKALLSHEILEEIVNTIPLEWLQWEDTDEEPETLRNVYLQFLQTRLNHSEIFVNQAQNAR, from the coding sequence ATGAAAAACAACTTCGATCTCAGAACAGTAAACGTCATGCGTTATATAACGCCATTGCGCGAGGGAGGTTCTTTACCTGCTTTGGCAGAAGCCGATGACGATTTTAAATACGTCTTAAAATTTAGAGGAGCCGGTCACGGTGTAAAAGCTTTGATCGCCGAATTGGTGGGCGGGCAAATCGCAAAAGCTTTAAAATTACAGCTTCCGGAATTGGTTTTCGCCAATCTTGACGAAGCGTTTGGAAGAACGGAAGCGGATGAAGAAATTCAGGATTTACTGCAGGGAAGTCAGGGACTAAATCTGGCGCTCCATTTTTTATCGGGAGCCATTACATTCGATCCTGTTGTGACTACCGTTGATGCTAAGCTGGCTTCGCAAATTGTGTGGCTGGACGCTTATATTACCAATGTAGACCGTACCTTCAAAAACACCAATATGTTGATTTGGCATAAGGAGTTATGGCTGATTGATCACGGGGCATGCTTGTATTTTCATCATTCCTGGAACAATTGGGAACAGCATGCCAAAAGTCCGTTTGCGCTAATCAAAGACCACGTTTTATTGCCTCAGGCCTCACTTTTAAAGGAAGTTGATGCTGAATTTAAAGCCCTTTTATCGCACGAAATTTTAGAAGAAATCGTAAATACAATTCCACTGGAATGGCTGCAATGGGAAGATACCGACGAGGAGCCGGAAACCTTGCGAAATGTGTATTTACAGTTTTTACAGACCCGATTAAATCATTCAGAAATCTTTGTAAATCAGGCACAAAATGCAAGATAA
- a CDS encoding DUF3037 domain-containing protein, translated as MQDNHLYEYAVIRVVPRVEREEFLNIGIILFCKKKKFIKVLFHLNKERIQALSADFDIEQLECNLTSLEKIVNGAKDGGPIAEFEIPERFRWLTAIRSSAIQTSRPHPGLCQDLEKTIQRLFEELVL; from the coding sequence ATGCAAGATAATCACTTATATGAGTATGCCGTAATCCGCGTGGTGCCAAGAGTAGAACGCGAAGAGTTTCTGAATATCGGAATCATTCTGTTTTGCAAAAAAAAGAAATTCATAAAGGTTCTTTTTCATCTGAATAAAGAAAGAATACAAGCCCTTTCTGCCGATTTTGACATCGAACAGCTAGAATGTAATCTAACATCATTAGAAAAAATTGTTAATGGAGCCAAAGACGGCGGACCAATCGCTGAATTTGAGATTCCAGAACGTTTTCGATGGCTCACAGCCATTCGAAGCTCGGCAATACAAACGTCAAGACCTCATCCGGGCTTATGTCAGGATTTAGAGAAAACAATTCAGAGGCTATTTGAAGAGTTGGTGCTTTAG